In a single window of the Methanofollis ethanolicus genome:
- a CDS encoding DNA-deoxyinosine glycosylase: MSGLLPAAGRDPRVLILGSFPSVASLQAGEYYANPRNAFWQVMERAFGVPADLPYEERIVLLAEKGVALWDVLAGCRREGSSDASIRDARANDIPGFLRDHPTVRTVVLNGRAAEQWLRRVHPEVWAMPGIVVLSLPSTSPANARLTVEEKVALWLAAAGKP; the protein is encoded by the coding sequence ATGAGCGGCCTTCTCCCTGCCGCGGGACGCGACCCCCGTGTCCTGATCCTGGGCAGTTTCCCGAGCGTCGCCTCCCTGCAGGCCGGCGAGTACTACGCGAACCCGCGGAACGCCTTCTGGCAGGTGATGGAGAGGGCCTTCGGCGTACCGGCAGACCTCCCCTATGAGGAACGCATCGTTTTGCTTGCGGAGAAGGGCGTCGCCCTCTGGGACGTCCTTGCCGGGTGCAGGCGGGAGGGGAGCAGCGACGCCTCGATCAGGGACGCACGGGCCAACGACATCCCGGGATTTCTCCGCGACCACCCGACGGTGCGGACGGTCGTCCTCAACGGCCGGGCGGCGGAGCAGTGGCTCAGGCGCGTCCACCCGGAGGTATGGGCAATGCCGGGCATCGTCGTCCTCTCCCTCCCTTCTACCAGTCCGGCGAATGCTCGCCTCACGGTGGAGGAGAAGGTCGCCCTCTGGCTGGCGGCCGCCGGCAAACCCTGA
- a CDS encoding helix-hairpin-helix domain-containing protein produces MEAEATGERSGRIVAGIAAALGIRREQVEGTAALLAGGATVPFIARYRKEATGCLDEVAVAAVRDRLAAMQRLEDRRETVLASLREQGVLTPALMVDVMGAETPAALEDLYLPFRPGRRTRASAAREQGLAPLAEALLRGECTDPEAEARRYVCPGGPADSAEALAGAKDIIAATVSEDADVRAAMRRLFAEAGVITVRAARGKDLAATPYAEYAGYTGTVRAMPAHRVHAVLRGAREGLLSLTVAPPERRALALLGERGRGPAAEIVAAAVQDGYRRLLAPAMERETLAAAKERADLEAVRVFAANLRRLLLAPALGRKVVLAVDPGFAAGCKVACLDGQGKLLDATVVRPLPPHRQEAKAGAVLADLCRRYGVEVIAVGNGHGGREARVFLQTLDLDVPAITVSECGASVYSASAEARREFPDLDLTLRSAVSIGRRLQDPLAELVKIDPQALGVGQYQHDVEGRLLAAALDDVVVSAVNAVGVEMNTASASLLARVSGIGPAQAERIVAFREEHGPFGSRRALLDVPGIGPKTFEQAAGFLRVVGGADPLDATAVHPMHASVVRAMADDLGVGVSDLVGNPSLLGKIEPERYVHGEVGLPTVQDICAELAAPGRDPRPPFDLSVYESAPASVDDLAPGMSLSGTVTNVTAFGAFVDIGVGIDGLVHVSELADSYVAHPLDVVGVHDRVSVTVLSVDLTRQRIALSMRESRRG; encoded by the coding sequence ATGGAGGCTGAAGCGACCGGGGAGCGCTCGGGCCGGATCGTCGCCGGCATCGCGGCCGCCCTCGGGATCAGGAGGGAGCAGGTGGAGGGGACCGCGGCCCTCCTTGCGGGCGGTGCGACTGTCCCCTTCATTGCGAGGTACAGGAAGGAGGCGACCGGGTGCCTGGACGAGGTGGCCGTCGCCGCGGTCAGGGACCGCCTTGCCGCGATGCAGAGGCTCGAAGACCGGCGGGAGACGGTGCTGGCGTCGCTGCGGGAGCAGGGCGTGCTCACTCCCGCCCTCATGGTCGATGTGATGGGGGCTGAGACTCCCGCCGCCCTCGAAGACCTCTATCTCCCCTTCAGGCCGGGACGCCGGACCCGCGCCTCGGCGGCGCGGGAGCAGGGGCTCGCACCCCTGGCAGAGGCGTTGCTCAGGGGGGAGTGCACCGACCCGGAGGCCGAGGCGCGGAGATATGTGTGCCCTGGCGGCCCTGCCGATAGTGCAGAGGCGCTTGCCGGTGCGAAGGACATCATCGCCGCAACCGTCTCCGAGGACGCCGACGTCAGGGCGGCGATGCGCCGCCTCTTCGCGGAGGCCGGGGTGATCACGGTCAGGGCGGCACGCGGGAAGGACCTTGCCGCCACGCCGTACGCCGAATATGCAGGATACACCGGGACGGTCAGGGCGATGCCGGCCCACCGCGTCCACGCGGTGCTGCGGGGGGCGCGGGAGGGCCTGCTCTCCCTCACGGTCGCGCCGCCGGAGAGACGGGCCCTCGCCCTGCTGGGGGAGCGGGGCCGTGGGCCGGCGGCAGAGATCGTGGCCGCCGCGGTGCAGGACGGCTACCGCCGCCTCCTTGCCCCGGCGATGGAGCGCGAGACGCTCGCGGCCGCGAAGGAGCGGGCCGACCTGGAGGCGGTGCGGGTCTTTGCCGCAAACCTCAGGCGTCTCCTGCTGGCCCCTGCTCTGGGGAGAAAAGTCGTGCTTGCCGTCGACCCCGGTTTCGCGGCCGGGTGCAAGGTCGCCTGCCTGGACGGGCAGGGAAAACTCCTCGATGCAACGGTCGTCCGCCCCCTCCCGCCGCACCGGCAGGAGGCGAAGGCCGGGGCGGTGCTCGCCGACCTCTGCCGGCGGTACGGCGTCGAGGTGATCGCCGTCGGGAACGGGCACGGCGGCCGGGAGGCGCGGGTCTTTCTCCAGACTCTCGACCTGGACGTCCCGGCGATCACGGTGAGCGAGTGCGGGGCCTCGGTCTACTCGGCCTCGGCAGAGGCCCGCCGTGAGTTCCCCGACCTCGATCTCACCCTCAGGAGCGCGGTCTCCATCGGCAGGCGCCTCCAGGACCCGCTCGCCGAACTGGTGAAGATCGACCCGCAGGCGCTCGGCGTCGGGCAGTACCAGCACGACGTGGAAGGGAGACTTCTGGCCGCGGCCCTCGACGACGTGGTCGTCAGCGCGGTCAATGCCGTCGGGGTGGAGATGAACACGGCGAGCGCCTCCCTCCTCGCCAGGGTCTCCGGGATCGGGCCGGCGCAGGCCGAACGGATCGTCGCCTTCAGGGAGGAGCACGGCCCCTTCGGGTCGCGCCGGGCCCTCCTGGACGTGCCCGGCATCGGGCCGAAGACCTTCGAGCAGGCGGCAGGATTTCTGCGGGTCGTCGGCGGGGCAGACCCCCTGGACGCCACCGCCGTCCACCCGATGCACGCTTCGGTCGTCAGGGCGATGGCCGACGACCTGGGCGTCGGGGTCAGTGACCTTGTCGGCAACCCCTCCCTCCTCGGGAAGATCGAGCCCGAACGTTATGTGCACGGTGAAGTCGGCCTCCCGACCGTGCAGGACATCTGCGCCGAACTCGCCGCGCCGGGACGGGACCCGCGGCCGCCCTTCGACCTGAGCGTCTATGAGAGTGCACCGGCCTCGGTCGACGACCTGGCACCGGGCATGTCCCTCTCCGGGACGGTGACCAATGTGACGGCATTCGGCGCCTTCGTGGACATCGGGGTCGGGATAGACGGCCTGGTCCACGTGAGCGAACTCGCCGACTCCTATGTCGCCCACCCCCTCGACGTCGTCGGGGTGCACGACCGGGTCTCTGTCACCGTCCTCTCGGTGGACCTGACGAGGCAGCGGATCGCCCTCTCGATGCGGGAGAGTCGGCGGGGATGA